From the Argopecten irradians isolate NY chromosome 13, Ai_NY, whole genome shotgun sequence genome, one window contains:
- the LOC138305785 gene encoding uncharacterized protein, which translates to MKLNASHAIMECNKPSKGCDDCVSWTKCNETESIVFPGNVTMDRNCTTIAPEVYNTSTENVQNQSSPHSSDGPQEETTTSPHVTHGTPVTDKTNQTGQTNYSGRTMAGNWLYLFYGFCGFCFFGVVFYAGFKNKAQASFDFGQFTSTDLQPALFLSPYSGF; encoded by the exons ATG AAATTGAATGCAAGCCATGCAATTATGGAATGTAACAAGCCTTCCAAGGGGTGTGACGATTGTGTTTCGTGGACAAA ATGTAACGAAACAGAATCGATCGTCTTCCCTGGTAACGTGACTATGGACAGAAATTGTACGACCATTGCACCAGAAGTCTACAACACTAGCACTGAAAATG TACAAAACCAGTCGTCTCCTCATTCGAGTGATGGACCACAGGAGGAGACTACGACCTCCCCACATGTAACGCACGGAACTCCTGTTACGGATAAGACGAATCAAACTGGCCAAACAAACTATTCGG GTAGAACCATGGCTGGGAATTGGCTGTATCTCTTCTACGGATTTTGTGG GTTTTGCTTTTTTGGAGTCGTGTTTTATGCTGGATTTAAGAATAAAGCACAGGCATCCTTTG ATTTTGGACAGTTCACAAGTACTGACCTTCAGCCAGCGCTTTTCCTCTCGCCGTACTCAGGCTTTTAG